A genomic stretch from uncultured Cohaesibacter sp. includes:
- a CDS encoding 5'-methylthioadenosine/S-adenosylhomocysteine nucleosidase (Enables the cleavage of the glycosidic bond in both 5'-methylthioadenosine and S-adenosylhomocysteine) has protein sequence MDYELKTVAGKSILYVMAVDAEYGDHLKAKIVPLMIGVGPVEAAINVSSFLARLVATDQKPDLVVSLGSAGSATLEQTEVYQATAISYRDMDTSPLGFEKGKTPFVDLPVKVPMPFRIPDVKEAILSTGGNIVSGAAYDGIDADMVDMESFAVLRACMLHDVPMIGLRGISDGKTELTHVNDWTEYLHVVDEKLAHAVGQLERAIKYGLIRL, from the coding sequence ATGGATTATGAATTGAAGACAGTGGCAGGCAAGAGCATCCTTTATGTCATGGCTGTGGACGCTGAGTATGGTGATCACCTGAAGGCAAAAATCGTGCCTCTGATGATCGGCGTTGGGCCGGTGGAAGCGGCGATCAATGTGTCTTCCTTCTTGGCCAGACTGGTCGCCACCGATCAGAAGCCAGATCTGGTCGTGTCCCTCGGTTCGGCAGGTTCGGCCACATTGGAGCAGACCGAAGTTTATCAGGCAACGGCGATCAGCTATCGCGATATGGATACATCGCCACTCGGCTTTGAAAAGGGCAAGACCCCGTTTGTGGATCTGCCCGTCAAGGTGCCGATGCCCTTCCGCATTCCTGATGTCAAGGAAGCCATATTGTCTACTGGCGGCAATATCGTTTCCGGCGCTGCGTATGATGGCATCGATGCGGATATGGTGGATATGGAGAGCTTTGCCGTGCTCCGTGCCTGCATGCTCCATGATGTGCCGATGATCGGTCTGCGCGGTATTTCCGATGGCAAGACGGAGCTGACCCACGTCAATGACTGGACCGAATATCTCCATGTGGTCGACGAGAAACTTGCTCATGCCGTGGGACAGTTGGAACGCGCCATCAAGTATGGCCTGATCCGGCTCTGA
- a CDS encoding cation:proton antiporter yields MDLHLLFLSLGGILLGGLITDELGRRTRLPRVTLLILFGVVIGPSGLSLLPSHFSDWYEFLAATALTMVAFLLGGHLSVSGLRKRGKTIIIVSAVVVGLTALAICGGLMALGAPFLLALLLAGIGTATDPAATQDVIKQTGAKGHFTRILLGIVAIDDAWGLIVFSLLLVLAKAVSGGGFDDILFNAAQELGGAVAIGLLIGVPGSFLSGRIRPGEPMQLEALGLVFLCAGLAIWLDVSFLLSGMIAGFIIVNFAKHHNRSFHEIEHIEWPFMVFFFVLAGASLQIAGIVDIGMVGLGYIALRIAGRLVGGWFGCQWAGAAPRHKLWLGLALMPQAGVALGMALVAADHFPVIGEQLLAITIGTTVIFEIAGPILTLVALKKVGEAP; encoded by the coding sequence ATGGACCTGCATCTGCTGTTTCTTTCTCTTGGCGGCATACTGCTTGGTGGGCTGATCACCGATGAGCTGGGGCGGCGCACCCGTCTGCCCAGAGTCACCCTGCTCATTCTGTTCGGCGTCGTCATCGGCCCTTCGGGGCTGTCCCTTCTGCCCTCTCATTTTTCCGACTGGTATGAGTTTCTGGCTGCAACAGCCCTCACCATGGTGGCTTTTCTGCTTGGGGGGCATCTCTCGGTGTCGGGACTGCGCAAGCGTGGCAAAACCATTATCATCGTCTCTGCCGTCGTGGTAGGGCTGACGGCCCTGGCCATATGCGGCGGTCTCATGGCACTTGGCGCGCCCTTTCTTCTGGCCCTTTTGTTGGCTGGCATCGGTACGGCAACAGATCCGGCCGCCACGCAGGATGTCATCAAGCAGACGGGAGCAAAGGGGCACTTCACCCGGATCCTGCTTGGCATTGTTGCCATTGATGATGCCTGGGGGCTGATCGTCTTCAGTCTGTTGCTTGTTCTCGCCAAGGCGGTTTCTGGCGGTGGCTTTGATGATATTCTTTTCAATGCGGCGCAGGAACTGGGCGGCGCGGTTGCCATCGGCTTATTGATCGGTGTGCCCGGCTCGTTCCTGTCTGGGCGTATCCGGCCCGGAGAGCCCATGCAGCTGGAAGCTCTGGGGCTCGTCTTTTTATGTGCGGGCCTTGCTATCTGGCTTGATGTTTCTTTCCTGCTCTCGGGCATGATCGCAGGCTTCATCATTGTCAACTTCGCCAAGCATCACAATCGCTCTTTCCATGAGATTGAGCATATCGAATGGCCCTTCATGGTGTTCTTTTTCGTGCTGGCGGGTGCCTCGCTGCAGATCGCCGGTATCGTCGATATCGGCATGGTGGGACTTGGCTATATAGCGCTTCGCATAGCGGGGCGTCTTGTTGGCGGCTGGTTCGGCTGCCAATGGGCAGGCGCCGCCCCCAGACATAAGCTCTGGCTGGGCCTTGCCCTGATGCCGCAAGCAGGTGTTGCGCTCGGCATGGCGCTGGTTGCTGCCGATCATTTCCCCGTCATTGGAGAGCAGCTATTGGCAATCACCATCGGTACGACTGTGATTTTCGAAATAGCCGGCCCGATCCTCACCCTTGTCGCCTTGAAAAAGGTGGGCGAGGCGCCCTAG
- a CDS encoding crosslink repair DNA glycosylase YcaQ family protein, producing MSAQSLSKAQARRIALKAQGFLPQRRGLKRVDRRHLDALFQQVSLLQIDSVNVLDRAHYLTLFARFGAYDKTIVDRLLHDVARTKGTKKKDYFEYWGHEASVMPVSLYPTLKWRMERARRHQGVWGKLSRYAKENPRVIETVLQDIADRGPLCVSDLEKRGGRSGAWWGWNDSKIALEFLFWCGHIVAAGRAGFTRYYDLPERIIPSDYLEAPALDEEAAHRQLMALAAKSHGIGTEKCLRDYFRLPTAEARNALNALLEEGIIEPVSVEGWNAPTYLYRDAQLPARATCRALLAPFDSLIWYRDRAEALFDFRYRIEIYVPKEKRQFGYYVLPFLMGDRLVARLDLKANRQESILEVFAAHGEAHINQGKVAEALAQELTLMAQWMGLDAIRVGERGELTRSLSEAVRKLT from the coding sequence ATGTCAGCACAGAGCCTCTCAAAAGCCCAGGCAAGACGCATTGCTCTTAAAGCACAAGGCTTTCTGCCCCAACGGCGTGGGCTCAAGCGGGTGGACCGGCGCCATCTGGATGCCTTGTTCCAGCAGGTTTCTCTCTTGCAGATCGACTCGGTGAATGTGTTGGATCGAGCGCATTATCTGACGCTGTTTGCGCGGTTTGGCGCCTATGACAAGACAATTGTCGACCGGCTTTTACATGATGTCGCGCGCACGAAGGGTACAAAGAAGAAGGACTATTTCGAATATTGGGGGCATGAAGCCTCTGTGATGCCTGTCAGTCTCTATCCCACGCTCAAATGGCGCATGGAGCGGGCCCGACGCCACCAAGGTGTCTGGGGCAAGCTTTCCCGTTATGCCAAAGAGAATCCTCGGGTTATCGAGACAGTCCTACAGGATATTGCTGATCGGGGGCCGCTCTGCGTGTCCGATCTGGAAAAGCGCGGCGGACGGTCTGGCGCATGGTGGGGCTGGAACGACAGCAAGATCGCGCTGGAATTCCTGTTCTGGTGCGGCCATATCGTGGCTGCAGGTCGAGCAGGGTTCACGCGCTATTATGATCTCCCTGAGCGCATCATTCCTTCTGACTATCTTGAGGCTCCGGCCCTTGACGAAGAAGCCGCCCATCGCCAACTGATGGCACTGGCGGCGAAATCTCACGGGATCGGGACAGAGAAATGCTTGCGCGACTATTTCCGCCTGCCTACAGCAGAGGCACGCAACGCGCTCAATGCGCTTTTGGAAGAGGGCATCATTGAACCAGTATCAGTGGAAGGGTGGAATGCGCCGACCTATCTATATCGCGATGCACAGCTTCCCGCCCGGGCAACCTGTCGTGCGCTGTTGGCCCCCTTTGATTCTCTTATCTGGTATAGAGACCGCGCCGAAGCCTTGTTTGACTTCCGCTATCGCATCGAAATCTATGTGCCAAAGGAGAAGAGGCAGTTCGGATACTATGTGTTGCCCTTCCTGATGGGAGACCGGCTCGTCGCACGGCTGGACCTCAAGGCCAATCGACAGGAATCAATCCTTGAAGTCTTTGCCGCCCATGGAGAAGCGCATATCAACCAAGGCAAAGTGGCCGAAGCTCTGGCGCAAGAGCTCACACTGATGGCGCAATGGATGGGGCTGGATGCAATTCGCGTTGGCGAGAGAGGAGAGCTGACCCGCTCCTTATCGGAAGCGGTCAGAAAACTTACATGA
- a CDS encoding EAL domain-containing protein, with protein MVGILFEKVLDFYGARTKRNSAELIRAQYQICTRQLPLVYMILLTSIWGVAVTCKSVAPAWLVYSAPIPFTFIFAARIHYWLNARSNIQTVRRCRITMAQIRVMGAVLPLLFTTWALILFEYGDHAVRVNIAYFMSISGICIVVFMMHLRTAAYQVALFVYVPLVARLLLTGDNALMTMGVNLLVAAVLLIVVVYVQSRHFRDAVKSEVALQRACEHNRTLANLDSLTSLPNRRLFFDSLKREISIAQENSKRLAVGILDLDGFKAVNDLHGHTIGDLLLQHVAERLKLLVGVNVLVSRLGGDEFALLIKTRNSEAELFLLGEQICAALRTPFLIEEGDISISASVGFAVYPDVAKTAHALYECADYALYQNKRNNRGCSSLFAKEQATELEQRGLIEQAIRSADLEQELCVHFQPIVDADTGRIAAFEALARWQSPRVGQVPPSVFIPIAEQSGRICEVTHSLLRKALSEAAGWPNEIKLSFNLSALDVSSMERALRLASIVMSSNVDPLRIDFEITETAAMGKESEVQASIASLRALGCGISLDDFGTGFSSLSQLHALPLTTIKIDRSFISELDTNEASYKIVKSLLSLSRDMGVECIVEGVETTAQLDMVKRLGGRWVQGYYWSAPVPAEQVCGLIAAQEKKRLFPLKMEGLKGQGSSLLS; from the coding sequence TTGGTAGGCATCCTTTTTGAAAAAGTTCTGGATTTCTACGGAGCCAGAACAAAGAGAAACAGCGCCGAACTGATCAGGGCGCAATACCAAATCTGCACCCGTCAATTGCCGCTGGTTTACATGATCCTGCTAACCAGCATTTGGGGTGTGGCGGTGACATGTAAGTCTGTAGCGCCTGCATGGTTGGTTTATTCCGCGCCCATTCCGTTCACTTTTATCTTTGCTGCGCGCATTCATTACTGGCTCAATGCTCGTTCCAATATCCAAACCGTCCGACGCTGTAGAATAACCATGGCGCAGATAAGGGTCATGGGAGCCGTGCTGCCACTTTTGTTCACCACATGGGCCTTGATCCTGTTTGAATATGGAGACCATGCCGTTCGGGTGAATATTGCCTATTTCATGTCGATTTCCGGTATCTGCATTGTGGTTTTCATGATGCATTTGCGCACTGCGGCCTATCAGGTGGCGCTGTTTGTCTATGTTCCGCTGGTGGCACGTTTGCTGCTGACCGGCGACAATGCGCTGATGACCATGGGCGTCAACCTGCTTGTCGCTGCCGTTTTGCTGATTGTGGTCGTCTATGTGCAATCCCGTCATTTCCGCGATGCGGTGAAGTCCGAAGTCGCTCTGCAACGAGCCTGCGAGCATAACCGGACATTGGCCAATCTGGACAGCCTGACCAGCCTCCCCAACCGGCGCCTGTTTTTTGATAGTCTCAAAAGGGAAATCTCAATAGCACAAGAGAATAGCAAGCGGCTTGCCGTTGGCATTCTGGATCTGGATGGCTTCAAGGCCGTCAATGATCTGCATGGGCACACGATCGGCGATCTCTTGCTGCAGCATGTAGCCGAGCGGCTCAAGCTGTTGGTGGGAGTCAATGTATTGGTTTCGCGCCTTGGGGGCGACGAATTTGCATTGCTGATCAAGACGCGCAATTCCGAGGCCGAATTGTTTTTGTTGGGGGAACAGATCTGTGCCGCGCTGCGCACGCCGTTTCTGATCGAAGAGGGAGATATCAGCATTTCCGCTTCGGTCGGGTTTGCCGTTTATCCCGATGTCGCCAAAACAGCTCATGCCCTTTATGAATGCGCCGACTATGCTCTTTATCAGAATAAGAGAAACAACCGGGGCTGTTCGAGCCTGTTTGCAAAAGAGCAGGCCACCGAGCTTGAACAGCGAGGCCTGATTGAGCAGGCAATCCGGTCGGCCGATCTGGAGCAGGAACTCTGTGTCCATTTCCAACCTATCGTGGATGCAGACACTGGCCGCATTGCCGCCTTTGAGGCCTTGGCGCGTTGGCAGAGCCCGCGGGTTGGCCAAGTCCCTCCTTCGGTCTTCATCCCCATTGCAGAACAAAGTGGCCGGATTTGCGAAGTCACCCATAGCTTGTTGAGAAAAGCCCTGTCTGAAGCCGCAGGCTGGCCGAATGAGATCAAACTCTCCTTCAATCTTTCTGCACTTGACGTGAGTTCTATGGAGCGGGCTCTGAGGTTGGCATCTATCGTTATGAGCAGCAATGTTGACCCTCTTCGGATTGATTTTGAAATCACCGAGACAGCCGCTATGGGCAAGGAAAGCGAGGTGCAGGCCTCCATTGCCAGCCTCAGGGCGCTAGGCTGTGGCATTTCTCTGGATGACTTTGGCACCGGTTTTTCAAGCCTTAGTCAATTGCACGCCTTGCCGCTGACGACCATCAAGATTGATCGAAGCTTCATCAGTGAACTGGATACGAATGAAGCCAGCTACAAAATCGTCAAGTCGCTGCTCTCGCTTAGCCGGGACATGGGCGTTGAATGCATCGTTGAAGGCGTGGAAACGACTGCACAGCTGGATATGGTCAAACGGCTTGGGGGAAGGTGGGTGCAGGGATATTATTGGTCAGCGCCGGTTCCTGCCGAACAGGTGTGCGGCCTGATTGCCGCGCAAGAGAAAAAGCGCCTGTTTCCGCTCAAAATGGAAGGGCTGAAAGGACAGGGGAGCTCTCTCCTGTCCTGA
- a CDS encoding NAD(P)-dependent oxidoreductase has translation MKCLIVQPVHEEGLKLLRQNGIEPVICPDPSMDTVAALVRGCESSITRDAGFTEQAFAAADKLKVVVVHGAGHDAVDKEAATRHGVLVCNTPGANAQSVSELALGLALSAARLLPAADREERAGHVGFRDRNQTLELQGKTALVVGWGHTGSRLGKMLRGALDMRVLVHSPRVKDLGDFDRASSLEAGLAEADLISLHTPLRPETRHMINKDSLARVKTGAILVNTARAGLVDEVALLDALNKGQLFAAGLDVYEEEAPLGALGKSDRVILAPHLGGATEEAMRRIAVASVNNVLTALSGKRPATALNLG, from the coding sequence ATGAAGTGTCTTATCGTCCAGCCAGTCCATGAAGAAGGCCTTAAACTCCTGCGCCAGAATGGCATAGAGCCGGTCATCTGCCCCGACCCTTCCATGGATACGGTTGCCGCGCTCGTGCGGGGGTGCGAATCTAGCATCACCCGCGATGCAGGCTTCACCGAACAGGCCTTTGCCGCCGCCGATAAACTCAAAGTCGTCGTGGTGCATGGGGCCGGTCATGATGCAGTCGACAAGGAGGCCGCCACGCGCCACGGCGTTCTGGTGTGCAACACGCCCGGAGCCAATGCACAATCGGTCTCTGAGCTGGCGCTGGGCCTCGCTCTTTCTGCCGCCCGTCTCCTTCCTGCCGCTGACAGGGAAGAGCGCGCCGGACACGTTGGTTTCCGCGACCGCAACCAGACCCTTGAGCTACAGGGCAAGACGGCGCTGGTTGTGGGCTGGGGTCATACGGGGTCCCGTCTTGGCAAGATGCTGCGCGGAGCGCTCGATATGCGCGTGCTGGTGCATTCTCCACGGGTCAAGGATCTGGGAGATTTCGATCGGGCCAGCTCGCTGGAAGCAGGACTTGCTGAGGCAGATCTCATTTCGCTGCACACCCCTCTGCGTCCTGAAACAAGGCATATGATCAACAAAGACAGCCTTGCACGCGTCAAGACCGGAGCCATTCTGGTTAACACGGCCCGCGCCGGTCTGGTGGATGAAGTCGCCCTGCTTGATGCACTCAACAAGGGCCAACTCTTTGCTGCCGGTCTGGATGTCTATGAAGAGGAAGCGCCACTGGGAGCCCTTGGCAAGTCTGATCGTGTCATCCTTGCCCCCCATCTTGGCGGAGCCACCGAGGAAGCCATGCGGCGCATCGCTGTTGCCTCGGTCAACAATGTGCTGACGGCGCTTTCTGGTAAGCGTCCGGCAACGGCCCTCAATCTAGGCTAA
- a CDS encoding M20 aminoacylase family protein: MDQSNDFASLSDFEDKKEEMAANRQHIHQHPELSHQESETAAFVAGKLKNWGYEVTENVGGHGIVARLKVGEGSKSIAIRADMDALPITEETGLAYASQNEGIMHACGHDGHTAVLMGAAEYLARTKKFNGTVNLVFQPAEESPVKSGAEKMIEDGLLERFPFDCIYGLHNHPGAPVGQILLRDGPAMAGADMIDITVRGKGGHGARPQETIDPVVTACHIAIGLQTIVSRNIDPFQPSVITIGAIHGGNAPNVIPEEVVMRVTLRTFDQSVRDHAKKRIIEMSQSIAEGFGATAKIDIPHGLPVVVNSTKEMEFAKEVALELVGEENIGEFPISSGSEDFAHYLAHKPGCFIRVGNGEESAALHNPKFNFSDDMLPVGAALWARLVERYLHA, from the coding sequence ATGGATCAGAGCAACGATTTTGCTTCCCTTTCTGATTTTGAAGACAAAAAAGAAGAGATGGCAGCCAACAGGCAGCATATTCATCAGCATCCCGAACTGTCCCATCAGGAATCCGAAACCGCGGCCTTTGTGGCCGGTAAACTCAAGAACTGGGGTTATGAGGTGACCGAGAATGTGGGTGGTCACGGCATCGTGGCGCGACTCAAGGTGGGGGAAGGCAGCAAGAGTATTGCCATTCGCGCCGATATGGATGCCTTGCCAATCACTGAGGAAACCGGCCTTGCCTATGCCAGCCAGAATGAAGGCATAATGCATGCCTGCGGTCATGACGGTCATACGGCTGTGCTGATGGGCGCTGCGGAGTATCTCGCACGCACCAAGAAATTCAACGGCACTGTCAACCTCGTTTTCCAGCCAGCCGAGGAAAGCCCGGTCAAGAGCGGAGCCGAGAAGATGATCGAAGATGGTCTTCTGGAGCGGTTCCCTTTTGACTGCATCTACGGGCTGCATAATCATCCCGGCGCGCCGGTCGGGCAAATCCTGCTGCGCGACGGACCTGCCATGGCTGGTGCTGACATGATTGACATCACCGTGCGCGGCAAGGGTGGCCACGGGGCACGCCCACAGGAAACCATCGATCCTGTCGTCACCGCCTGCCACATTGCCATTGGTCTGCAGACCATCGTATCGCGCAATATCGATCCGTTCCAACCTTCCGTTATCACCATCGGGGCCATCCATGGTGGCAACGCCCCTAACGTCATTCCCGAAGAAGTGGTGATGCGTGTGACCCTGCGCACCTTTGACCAGAGCGTGCGAGACCACGCCAAGAAACGCATTATCGAAATGTCCCAATCGATCGCGGAAGGCTTTGGCGCAACGGCCAAGATAGACATTCCTCATGGGCTTCCGGTGGTCGTCAATTCCACCAAGGAAATGGAATTTGCCAAGGAAGTGGCCCTGGAGTTGGTGGGTGAAGAAAATATCGGCGAATTCCCGATCAGCTCGGGCAGCGAAGATTTCGCCCATTATCTGGCCCATAAGCCAGGCTGTTTCATTCGCGTCGGCAACGGGGAAGAGTCCGCTGCGCTGCATAACCCGAAATTCAATTTCTCCGATGATATGTTGCCGGTCGGCGCTGCCCTCTGGGCACGTCTTGTCGAACGCTATCTGCACGCCTGA
- a CDS encoding J domain-containing protein, translating into MRDPYSVLGVSKSADEREIKSAFRKLAKKYHPDQNKSDPKAQEKFSEVNQAYEIVGDKEKRGKYDRGEIDAEGKEKFHGFAGGGNPFGGSGGNPFADGGRGGNPFGGGGTTEDIFSEIFGNMAGGGRRAGGNPFGAGADPFGGAGHAGGQHRAQPQKGQDAEAKLRVTLEDLVSGDKRRVHLPTGKTLDMSVPKGVKDGQTIRMKGQGFESRTGPSGDALVTIQIQSHKLFTVEETNIRLELPLTLYEAVLGAKVRIPTLEGKAEVKIPAGMSSGKSLRLKGKGLPDRNGNRGDLLVTAKIMLPEGSDPGLRTLMEDWQDTRPYRPRGPEFG; encoded by the coding sequence ATGAGAGATCCATACAGCGTGCTTGGGGTGTCCAAGTCGGCGGATGAGCGCGAGATCAAGAGCGCATTCCGCAAGCTTGCGAAAAAATATCACCCCGATCAGAACAAGAGCGATCCCAAAGCGCAAGAGAAATTCTCCGAGGTCAATCAGGCCTACGAGATTGTTGGTGACAAGGAAAAGCGCGGAAAATATGACCGTGGCGAGATAGACGCCGAAGGCAAGGAAAAGTTTCACGGATTTGCCGGTGGTGGCAATCCGTTCGGCGGCAGCGGCGGCAATCCGTTCGCTGATGGCGGTCGTGGTGGCAATCCATTCGGGGGCGGCGGCACGACGGAAGACATTTTCAGCGAAATCTTTGGCAACATGGCTGGCGGCGGTCGACGCGCAGGCGGCAATCCGTTTGGCGCGGGGGCTGATCCCTTCGGCGGCGCGGGTCATGCTGGTGGCCAGCATCGCGCCCAGCCACAAAAGGGGCAGGATGCCGAAGCCAAGCTGAGGGTAACCCTTGAAGACCTCGTTTCCGGCGATAAACGCCGCGTGCATCTGCCTACCGGCAAAACGCTGGACATGTCTGTGCCCAAGGGCGTGAAAGATGGTCAGACCATCCGCATGAAAGGGCAGGGCTTTGAGAGTCGCACCGGCCCGTCAGGCGATGCTTTGGTCACGATCCAGATTCAGTCGCACAAGTTGTTTACGGTTGAAGAAACCAACATCCGTCTTGAGTTGCCGCTGACCCTTTATGAAGCGGTGCTGGGGGCGAAGGTGCGCATACCGACCCTTGAGGGCAAGGCCGAGGTGAAAATTCCGGCTGGCATGAGTTCGGGCAAAAGCCTGCGCCTTAAAGGCAAGGGCCTGCCCGACAGGAACGGCAACCGGGGTGATCTTCTGGTGACGGCCAAGATCATGCTGCCGGAAGGCTCCGATCCGGGCCTTAGAACCTTGATGGAAGATTGGCAGGATACCCGACCTTACCGCCCGCGTGGGCCAGAATTCGGCTAA
- a CDS encoding HAD-IA family hydrolase: MKQLDLDRIQCVIFDLDGTLVDSEILSLQGYCDTVPDLDWDVNYMVANLRGCQFHKIVEAMEDRVGHKLADDYETTYRAHVAELFEAGLRAFPDVLEVVPALKTPKCIASAGPIKKMHHSLGLTGLLPHFEDRIFSSYVVKSWKPEPGLFLHAAKTMGYAPENCLVVEDSEVGIEAAQRAGMQHLLHVPEGHHVFAGYDGAVLNRYRDFPLS; the protein is encoded by the coding sequence ATGAAACAGCTGGACCTTGACCGCATTCAATGCGTGATTTTCGATCTGGATGGCACTCTGGTGGACAGTGAAATCCTGTCTCTGCAAGGCTATTGCGACACCGTGCCGGACCTGGACTGGGATGTGAACTATATGGTTGCGAATCTGCGAGGCTGCCAGTTTCACAAGATTGTCGAGGCGATGGAAGATCGGGTTGGTCACAAGCTGGCCGATGATTACGAGACCACCTATCGCGCGCATGTGGCAGAGCTGTTTGAAGCCGGATTGCGAGCCTTTCCTGATGTTCTGGAGGTGGTTCCGGCCCTTAAGACACCCAAATGCATTGCCTCGGCCGGTCCTATCAAGAAGATGCACCACTCGCTGGGCCTCACCGGCCTGTTGCCGCATTTCGAAGACCGGATTTTCAGCTCCTATGTCGTGAAAAGCTGGAAGCCAGAGCCGGGCCTCTTCCTTCATGCTGCCAAGACCATGGGCTATGCGCCCGAAAACTGCCTCGTGGTTGAAGATAGCGAAGTGGGCATTGAAGCAGCCCAACGTGCCGGTATGCAGCATTTGCTGCATGTACCAGAAGGCCATCATGTATTCGCAGGCTATGATGGCGCTGTGCTCAATCGCTATCGGGATTTCCCGCTCAGCTAA
- a CDS encoding RES family NAD+ phosphorylase, protein MSFGKADIVSTDETPFVHVEGIFYRAVDPAFRAHAIAGSINPGRYSRSDQPTLYLSSSPEGVKAALVAHKENRSESLSLVSVHVSAHHIFDLRNEVARNAAGINLDDAIAPWQAEVAKGGTPRSWHVRAQLEAMGAQGLIDPSRKAPGLWHLVLFAWNQNGTAKVELSE, encoded by the coding sequence ATGTCTTTTGGAAAAGCGGATATTGTCTCGACAGATGAGACGCCTTTTGTGCATGTAGAGGGCATTTTCTATCGCGCCGTTGATCCTGCCTTTCGGGCGCATGCTATTGCGGGATCTATAAATCCCGGGCGATACTCCCGAAGCGATCAGCCCACGCTTTATCTCAGTTCCTCACCAGAAGGCGTTAAGGCAGCCTTGGTCGCTCATAAAGAGAATAGGAGCGAAAGCCTTTCTCTGGTTTCGGTGCATGTCTCTGCCCATCATATTTTCGATTTGCGAAATGAGGTGGCTCGAAATGCCGCCGGGATCAACCTTGATGACGCAATCGCTCCTTGGCAGGCAGAGGTCGCAAAAGGAGGGACGCCCAGATCGTGGCATGTGCGCGCTCAACTGGAAGCCATGGGAGCGCAGGGGCTGATAGACCCGTCCCGTAAGGCCCCCGGTCTTTGGCATCTGGTGCTTTTTGCCTGGAACCAGAACGGAACCGCCAAGGTGGAGCTTTCGGAGTGA
- a CDS encoding 2-hydroxyacid dehydrogenase, with amino-acid sequence MKPDVLVIVPLRPNQQEQLEATYTLHRYDLAEDKNAFLAEVGDKIVAVVTNGGHGLTRAQLEFLPNLKITSSSGVGYDAIDVEACSEQGVKVTNTPDVLTDDVADMALALFLAVRRDLVRGDAYVRTGAWGRDGAFPLTHSIKARKVGIVGLGRIGKAIAARLEPMGVEIAYHGRHQQADVAYSYMTDLIAMAEWADILIAAMPGGAATEGMISEAVLETLGPDGSFINIARGSVVDEAALIACLKDGRLGSAGLDVFLNEPEPSTAFAAIPNVVLHPHNASGTVETRGAMSQLVLDNLAAYFAGKPLVTPVN; translated from the coding sequence ATGAAACCGGACGTTCTTGTTATTGTTCCCCTCCGCCCAAACCAGCAGGAACAGCTGGAAGCCACCTATACCCTTCATCGCTATGATCTGGCCGAAGACAAAAATGCCTTTCTGGCAGAAGTGGGAGACAAGATTGTTGCGGTTGTAACCAACGGCGGTCACGGCCTCACGCGCGCGCAGCTCGAATTTCTGCCCAATCTCAAAATCACGTCCTCTTCTGGCGTTGGCTATGATGCCATTGATGTGGAGGCCTGCAGCGAACAGGGCGTCAAGGTGACCAATACCCCTGACGTGCTGACCGATGACGTGGCCGATATGGCACTTGCGCTCTTTCTGGCGGTAAGGCGCGATCTTGTGAGGGGCGATGCTTATGTACGCACCGGAGCGTGGGGGCGAGATGGTGCCTTTCCGCTCACCCACTCAATCAAAGCCAGGAAGGTTGGCATTGTCGGACTTGGCCGCATTGGCAAGGCCATTGCCGCTCGTTTGGAGCCGATGGGCGTCGAGATTGCCTATCACGGACGCCATCAGCAGGCTGATGTTGCCTATAGCTATATGACAGACCTGATTGCCATGGCGGAGTGGGCCGATATTCTGATTGCGGCCATGCCCGGCGGCGCGGCAACTGAAGGCATGATCAGCGAAGCCGTTCTGGAAACTCTGGGACCGGACGGCAGCTTCATCAATATTGCCCGCGGCAGCGTGGTGGATGAAGCCGCTCTCATTGCCTGCCTCAAGGATGGCCGCCTTGGCAGCGCCGGGCTTGATGTATTCCTCAATGAACCTGAGCCGAGCACAGCCTTTGCCGCTATTCCAAATGTCGTGCTGCATCCACACAATGCCAGCGGCACAGTGGAAACACGCGGGGCCATGTCGCAACTGGTGCTCGACAATCTGGCAGCCTATTTTGCAGGCAAGCCATTGGTGACGCCGGTCAACTGA